Within Vicia villosa cultivar HV-30 ecotype Madison, WI linkage group LG1, Vvil1.0, whole genome shotgun sequence, the genomic segment TTCGTCTTCGTTATCCATCTGGCTCTCAACTAAAGGGAACACCTTGCCACTAGCTTGCGTCTTCTTTGGTCTCTGACACTGGCCACTAATATGTCCTTCTTCGCCACAGTTAAAACAAACCATCTCTTTATGTCTGCAATCCGACATTACGTGTCTGGTCTTACCACAACGGAAACACTTCTTAAGCTTAGCATTACACACATTGCTCTTATGACCAGCTTGTCCACATTTGAAACacacaactttagcaggagtgtCTCCCCCACTTGTTTTCTTGCCAGAACTAGATTTCTGCTCCTTCCTACCATCATAAGGTTTCCCACGGTATCGTCCTTCTTCTCGTTTCAACTCTAGAAATCTCACtcctttctttccacgcacatcttctggaaattaGTTCTCCAAGAATACCCTACGGAAAA encodes:
- the LOC131652016 gene encoding uncharacterized protein LOC131652016, encoding MVARKSKDVNVEALTRVTGAIGQAPHVNAGIRGGDEFRAFGDFRKINPPIFEGGYGPDKAQAWMKEMEGIFQVVNCTDVKKVRFGTHMLMKGAEDWWEDVRGKKGVRFLELKREEGRYRGKPYDGRKEQKSSSGKKTSGGDTPAKVVCFKCGQAGHKSNVCNAKLKKCFRCGKTRHVMSDCRHKEMVCFNCGEEGHISGQCQRPKKTQASGKVFPLVESQMDNEDERIEGKVSLVVLIYNN